In Argopecten irradians isolate NY unplaced genomic scaffold, Ai_NY scaffold_0532, whole genome shotgun sequence, the genomic window TAGATAAGTTGTATAAAAAACACACTTAATGCtgaataaatgtaaatttgactctacataaattaaaaaaaaaaatatattatatttacagcCCTCTCCTAGACCCAACACCGTCCGCCCGACAACTACCACGCGATCCACGACCTCGGTTAATACGCCTTTGATGACTCCGGCGATGACCACCCTTGACCGGACGACTCTGAACTACACGGACATCACAAACACCGCCAACAACAGCGAACTCAACACCGTCCAGCCTGACCACGGCGATGAGTTATCTATAGGTAAGTTAtcggtaaatatcaatatgataaccGTACAGTGTTATTGTCgatgtttatgatattttataacttgtagaaaaatattcagatatattttattatagaacttttaattttttttcagcaTTATACGTCATGCTTCCAAGCCTTGGTATCATCGTGATCATCATCATCGTATGGAGATTTCGTCGTCGTAGGAACACGGGCGCAGCGAAACTGACTGTTCTCCCCGACCAACGCAGCTATGGGGGACGACGAAGTGATGAGCTCTCCTGAAAACATTGGAACACGCGACGGGGAGGAAGATAGGGTTATGTTCGACCAGTCATTATCACGGAGGAGaaggaaacaaaaacaaaagaaacattAAAGAAAAGTGTTGGATTTTCACACAAATAAACCGTAGTGACAATTTTAGTGTCTAATTTTGTAGTTAGCGTTCAACTGTTTATGTTATTCTGTGTATCACCGAGGAGACGGACACAAAAACAGAAAAGTGTTGGATTTTCACATAAATAAACCGTAGTGACAATTTTAGTGTCTAATTTTTGTAGTTAGTGTTCAACTGTGTGTATCACCGAGGAGACGGACACACAAAAGGAAAGTGTTGGATTTTCacaaatgacaattttaattAAACTGTTTATGCTAGGTTCTTaactgtgtgtgtgtgtgtgtgtgtgtgtgatatataagttataataaaagagaaaaaaaagaaagtcttgttttaatttattttattcagcCATGATACCACAATAAAATCTCAAATTTAGTCTGAAGAGCTGGAGCGAAAAGCGCTTGCGTAAGTCAGCCgttattgtttattatatatcataatttgcaaagaaaacaataacgcACGACTGACGTTAGCGCTTAGGAGGGAAAaaaagacaagaggcccagagggcctgtatcgctcacctggtttgtaatgcctaggaatgttctgaattcaagttcattgtttcttttctgaattcccctattaggccccactcttt contains:
- the LOC138312937 gene encoding uncharacterized protein; translation: PSPRPNTVRPTTTTRSTTSVNTPLMTPAMTTLDRTTLNYTDITNTANNSELNTVQPDHGDELSIALYVMLPSLGIIVIIIIVWRFRRRRNTGAAKLTVLPDQRSYGGRRSDELS